The Methylobacterium sp. PvR107 genome contains a region encoding:
- a CDS encoding transposase — MRARFDRIFTRRTGAVMLDRLLARLHRHKAALLRVLERPEIPLHTNGSENDIRACVTKRKISGGTMSEAGRTARDVMFGLMKTCAKLGISFFRYLGDRLGIPDGDAIPSLPDLVRNAATV; from the coding sequence CTGCGCGCCCGCTTCGACCGGATCTTCACACGCCGCACCGGCGCAGTGATGCTCGACCGGCTGCTCGCCCGCCTGCACCGGCACAAGGCCGCCTTGCTCCGCGTGCTGGAGCGGCCCGAGATCCCGCTCCACACCAACGGCTCGGAGAACGACATCCGCGCCTGCGTGACCAAGCGGAAGATCTCGGGCGGGACGATGAGCGAGGCCGGCCGCACCGCCCGCGACGTCATGTTCGGCCTGATGAAGACCTGTGCCAAGCTCGGGATCTCGTTCTTCCGCTACCTCGGTGACCGCCTTGGGATCCCGGACGGTGACGCGATCCCGTCCCTACCGGATCTCGTCAGAAACGCCGCAACGGTCTGA
- a CDS encoding response regulator codes for MVTADMLEDVGFQTIEVRTAAEALAVLEGPIPVSMLITGRGIVGDGVALAQLVHHRWPAVGIIVTSGAGADLQGVLPPGVRLLSKPYDFADLIHEVEAGLAQVHDEPSGAPVLPGGVPPHTGMEMGNGMGAVAAPTTEPDKT; via the coding sequence ATGGTCACGGCCGACATGCTGGAGGATGTCGGCTTCCAGACCATAGAGGTCCGCACGGCCGCCGAGGCGCTGGCGGTCCTGGAAGGACCGATCCCAGTGAGCATGCTGATTACGGGACGCGGCATCGTGGGCGATGGTGTTGCCCTGGCCCAACTCGTTCATCACCGTTGGCCCGCTGTTGGCATCATCGTCACCTCAGGGGCCGGAGCGGATCTTCAGGGCGTGTTGCCGCCGGGCGTGAGGCTGCTCAGCAAGCCCTACGACTTTGCAGACCTTATCCACGAAGTGGAGGCTGGCCTCGCACAGGTACACGACGAGCCCTCAGGCGCTCCCGTACTCCCCGGCGGTGTACCGCCCCATACGGGAATGGAGATGGGCAACGGCATGGGAGCTGTCGCCGCTCCCACGACAGAACCGGACAAAACGTAA
- a CDS encoding cell wall anchor protein — protein MSVNAVSGTSLQKDLVSALRQARAANAKPVDADTFTPASQAAGSAQSASSAAQSSGTAAAPAMSNDLMASLLQLQSDFSQMGLQNGVTSPTDSADAAGAAATSGVSNASQAAGDATPVQRPRNHHHHPLAPGAADGTQSGQASSASDTASVAGGSPSGDASSAASIGNGLDSILQQVTKAIAAYASGGPVGIAAAALTGTAKA, from the coding sequence ATGTCGGTGAACGCAGTTTCAGGGACATCCCTTCAGAAGGATCTCGTCAGCGCGTTGCGTCAGGCGCGCGCCGCAAATGCAAAGCCGGTGGATGCCGACACGTTCACACCCGCGTCGCAGGCTGCCGGCTCAGCCCAGAGCGCCAGCAGCGCCGCCCAGTCGAGCGGCACGGCCGCCGCGCCGGCCATGTCGAACGATCTGATGGCCTCGCTCCTGCAACTGCAATCCGACTTCAGCCAGATGGGCCTGCAGAACGGCGTCACGTCGCCGACCGACTCGGCCGACGCCGCCGGGGCCGCCGCGACCTCCGGTGTGTCGAACGCGAGCCAGGCCGCGGGCGATGCGACCCCGGTCCAACGTCCTCGCAATCACCACCACCATCCGCTCGCGCCTGGCGCCGCGGACGGCACGCAGTCCGGCCAGGCGAGCAGCGCCTCGGACACCGCATCGGTCGCGGGCGGATCCCCGAGCGGCGACGCGTCATCCGCGGCCAGCATCGGAAATGGTCTGGACTCCATCCTGCAGCAGGTGACGAAGGCGATCGCCGCCTACGCGAGCGGCGGCCCCGTGGGCATCGCGGCGGCCGCGTTGACCGGCACCGCGAAGGCCTGA
- a CDS encoding NADPH-dependent FMN reductase, whose amino-acid sequence MTLTVPVILGSVRTDRIGIRAARFLTSKLQARGHAAPLVDPAELKLPLLDRMHKEYPAGGAPEPLERLAALYRGSDAFLIVSAEYNHGVPPALSNTLDHFLEEYYWRPSAICCYSAGQFGGVRAAMPLRAMLAEMGMPSIPSLLPIPRLQKAIDEDGTPAEPWLEQAANRFLDELEWYAEALRTRRAQGTPY is encoded by the coding sequence ATGACCCTGACCGTGCCCGTCATTCTCGGCAGCGTCCGAACCGACCGGATCGGCATCCGGGCCGCGCGTTTCCTGACGTCGAAGCTGCAGGCGCGGGGCCATGCCGCGCCGCTCGTCGATCCTGCCGAGCTGAAGCTTCCGCTGCTCGACCGGATGCACAAAGAATATCCGGCCGGCGGGGCACCGGAACCGCTCGAGCGGCTGGCCGCCCTGTATCGTGGATCCGACGCGTTCCTGATCGTCTCCGCCGAGTATAATCACGGGGTCCCGCCCGCGCTCTCGAACACCCTCGATCACTTCCTCGAGGAGTATTACTGGCGGCCGTCAGCGATCTGCTGCTACTCGGCGGGACAGTTCGGCGGTGTCCGGGCGGCCATGCCGCTGCGCGCGATGCTCGCAGAGATGGGCATGCCCAGCATCCCTTCGCTCCTGCCGATTCCCCGTCTTCAGAAAGCCATCGACGAAGACGGAACGCCCGCCGAGCCTTGGCTCGAGCAAGCCGCGAATCGGTTCCTCGATGAATTGGAATGGTATGCCGAGGCCCTGCGTACCCGGCGCGCGCAGGGCACGCCATACTGA
- the serA gene encoding phosphoglycerate dehydrogenase produces MTPDKLSLPKDKIRVLLLEGINDSAVALMRAAGYTNLTRLPKALDREALHAALQGVHMVGIRSRTQLDAAAFEAADRLLAVGCFSVGTNQVDLEAARHRGIPVFNAPFSNTRSVAELTIGEIVMLLRRIVPRSVGAHAGRWDKSAVGSLEVRGKTLGIVGYGNIGTQLSTLAEAMGMRVLFYDHTDKLRHGNTEPTETLHELLAQSDVVSLHVPETDATANMIGDAEIRAMKPGAFLINNARGTVVDLDALAAALRDGHLKGAAVDVFPVEPGSNAEAFVSPLQEIENVILTPHVGGSTEEAQERIGAEVARKLVDYSDIGSTVGAVNFPQVQLPARPTGTRFIHVQRNLPGMLGRLNDVFSRGHVNIAAQFYQTDGEVGYVVLETDATDADAEGLLDEIRAIPGTIRARLLYERR; encoded by the coding sequence ATGACGCCCGACAAGCTCTCCCTGCCCAAGGACAAGATCCGGGTCCTGCTGCTCGAAGGCATCAATGACAGTGCCGTCGCGCTGATGCGCGCGGCCGGCTACACCAACCTGACGCGGCTGCCGAAGGCGCTTGATCGAGAGGCCCTGCACGCGGCACTCCAGGGGGTGCACATGGTGGGCATCCGCTCCCGGACGCAGCTCGACGCGGCAGCCTTCGAGGCTGCGGACCGGCTGCTCGCGGTGGGCTGCTTCTCGGTGGGGACGAATCAGGTCGATCTCGAGGCGGCGCGCCACCGCGGCATCCCGGTCTTCAACGCGCCGTTCTCGAACACCCGCTCGGTGGCCGAGCTGACGATCGGCGAGATCGTGATGCTGCTGCGCCGGATCGTGCCGCGCTCGGTCGGCGCTCATGCCGGCCGCTGGGACAAGTCGGCGGTCGGCTCGCTCGAGGTCCGCGGCAAGACGCTCGGCATCGTGGGCTACGGCAATATCGGAACGCAGCTCTCCACCCTGGCGGAAGCCATGGGCATGCGCGTCCTGTTCTACGATCACACGGACAAGCTGCGCCACGGGAATACCGAGCCGACCGAGACGCTGCACGAGCTGCTTGCCCAGAGCGACGTCGTTTCGCTCCACGTGCCGGAGACCGACGCCACGGCCAACATGATCGGCGACGCCGAGATCCGGGCCATGAAACCCGGTGCGTTCCTGATCAACAACGCGCGCGGCACCGTGGTCGATCTCGACGCGCTCGCGGCGGCCCTGCGCGACGGCCACCTCAAGGGTGCCGCGGTCGACGTCTTTCCCGTGGAGCCGGGCTCAAACGCCGAGGCCTTCGTGAGTCCGCTCCAGGAGATCGAGAACGTCATCCTCACGCCGCATGTCGGCGGCTCGACGGAGGAGGCCCAGGAGCGCATCGGGGCGGAAGTGGCCCGCAAGCTCGTGGACTATTCCGATATCGGCTCGACGGTCGGTGCGGTGAATTTCCCGCAGGTGCAACTGCCCGCCCGGCCGACCGGCACGCGCTTCATCCACGTCCAGCGCAACCTGCCAGGCATGCTGGGGCGCCTCAACGACGTGTTCTCCCGGGGCCACGTCAACATCGCGGCGCAGTTCTACCAGACCGACGGCGAGGTCGGTTACGTGGTGCTGGAGACGGACGCCACCGACGCGGATGCGGAGGGGCTGCTCGACGAGATCCGGGCCATACCGGGCACCATCCGCGCCCGACTGCTCTACGAGCGGCGCTGA
- a CDS encoding transglutaminase-like domain-containing protein, protein MQIRTGFSIALDTVGPTPMNLLLNVRPERRSDLVTPETITFDPPIPARQHVDEFGNACTRIVAPGGRITMAADFTIADSGLPDDQAPSARQRAVQDLPDDVLMYLLGSRYCDTDKLSGVAWSLFGGTPQGWARVQAIVDFAHAHLRFDYQQADATRTAFDGYTQRVGVCRDFAHLAITLCRCMNIPARYATGYLGDIGVPKDPAPMDFSAWFEVYLDGPDGPRWYTFDARHNRPRIGRIVMARGRDATDCALTTSFGAAHLARFDVHTDEVEGAAAPLARAA, encoded by the coding sequence ATGCAGATTCGCACCGGTTTTTCGATCGCCCTCGATACTGTCGGCCCGACGCCGATGAACCTGCTCCTGAACGTGCGTCCGGAGCGCCGGAGCGATCTCGTGACCCCGGAGACGATCACGTTCGATCCGCCGATCCCCGCCCGCCAGCACGTCGATGAATTCGGCAATGCCTGCACGCGCATCGTCGCGCCGGGCGGCCGGATCACCATGGCGGCCGATTTCACGATCGCCGACAGCGGCCTCCCGGACGATCAGGCACCCAGCGCGCGCCAGCGCGCCGTGCAGGATCTGCCCGATGATGTCCTGATGTACCTGCTCGGCTCGCGCTACTGCGATACCGACAAGCTCTCGGGCGTCGCATGGTCGCTGTTCGGCGGCACGCCGCAAGGCTGGGCGCGGGTCCAGGCGATTGTCGACTTCGCCCACGCGCATCTGCGCTTCGACTACCAGCAGGCCGACGCAACCCGCACCGCCTTCGACGGCTACACCCAGCGGGTCGGGGTCTGCCGGGATTTCGCGCATCTGGCGATCACCCTGTGCCGCTGCATGAACATCCCGGCGCGCTACGCCACCGGCTATCTCGGCGATATCGGCGTGCCGAAGGATCCCGCGCCGATGGACTTCTCGGCGTGGTTCGAAGTCTATCTCGACGGACCCGACGGCCCGCGCTGGTACACGTTCGACGCCCGTCACAACCGGCCGCGGATCGGCCGCATCGTCATGGCCCGCGGACGGGACGCGACCGACTGCGCCCTGACGACGAGCTTCGGCGCCGCGCACCTCGCTCGGTTCGACGTCCATACCGACGAAGTGGAGGGCGCAGCCGCGCCCCTGGCCCGCGCAGCCTGA
- a CDS encoding Crp/Fnr family transcriptional regulator, which produces MPTGRHSPLEMLARKLDSITFLADSDRTAILDLPHTVRNLPGRHDIARFRDRPSQCCLVLQGWVSRYAALSEGGRQILSFYIAGDMPDLQSLHLHQMDHNLATLTPCTIAFIPHDALRRTLRRHPDLADALWRDTLIDGAHYRERITSLGRRQALGRVAHLFCELYLRLRAVGLVNGLRFSLAPKQAELADSLGLTSVHLNRVLRTLRARKLVTLSSGVLTIEDWDALVAVAEFDPTFLHQGNNAPAVRETAEPA; this is translated from the coding sequence ATGCCGACCGGACGACATTCACCGTTGGAGATGCTGGCGCGCAAGCTCGACAGCATCACATTCCTGGCCGATTCGGATCGGACCGCGATCCTCGATCTGCCCCACACGGTTCGGAATCTGCCGGGCCGCCACGATATCGCCCGGTTCCGCGACCGGCCGAGCCAATGCTGCCTCGTGCTCCAGGGCTGGGTCTCGCGCTATGCGGCTCTGTCGGAGGGCGGCCGGCAGATCCTGTCGTTCTATATCGCGGGCGACATGCCGGACCTGCAGAGCCTGCACCTGCATCAGATGGACCACAATCTGGCTACCCTGACGCCCTGCACCATCGCCTTCATCCCGCACGACGCCCTGCGCCGGACCCTCCGGCGGCACCCGGATCTCGCGGATGCCCTGTGGCGCGATACCCTGATCGACGGGGCCCATTACCGCGAACGGATCACCAGCCTGGGCCGACGTCAGGCGCTCGGGCGCGTCGCGCACCTGTTCTGCGAGCTGTATCTCCGGCTGCGCGCGGTCGGACTGGTGAACGGCCTCAGATTCTCCCTGGCCCCGAAGCAGGCGGAATTAGCCGATTCGCTGGGCTTGACGAGCGTGCACCTCAACCGGGTCTTGCGCACCTTGCGGGCACGCAAGCTGGTCACCCTCAGCAGCGGGGTTCTGACGATCGAGGATTGGGATGCCCTGGTCGCGGTGGCTGAGTTCGATCCGACCTTCCTTCACCAGGGCAACAACGCGCCGGCCGTCCGCGAGACGGCCGAACCCGCCTAG
- the rpsA gene encoding 30S ribosomal protein S1 encodes MSAGTALGRSPSRDDFAALLEESFLEHEITEGSVVKGRVVAIEKDVAVIDIGAKTEGRVALKEFTGPGREGELKVGDEVEVYVDRIENALGEAVISRDKARREESWVKLEKSFENNDRVTGTIFNQVKGGYTVDLDGAVAFLPRSQVDIRPVRDVTPLLGTPQPFQILKMDRRRGNIVVSRRTVLEESRAEQRSELVANLEEGQVIDGVVKNITEYGAFVDLGGIDGLLHVTDMAWRRVNHPSEVVTIGQTVKVKIIKINHETHRISLGIKQLLADPWEGIAARYPEGAKLKGRVTNITDYGAFVELEPGIEGLIHVSEMSWTKKNVHPGKIVSTSQEVEVQILEVDPVKRRISLGLKQTLQNPWEGFAEKHPVGSEVEGEVKNKTEFGLFIGLEGDVDGMVHLSDLDWNRPGEQVIEEFKKGDMVRAQVLDVDVEKERISLGVKQLGGDPFAEAGEIKKGQIVTCEVIEVKDAGVEAKIVDTDMTTFIRRAELARDRGDQRPERFAAGEKFDARVVQFDRKARRVQVSIKALEMAEEKEAMAQFGSADSGASLGDILGAAFNKKRSDDE; translated from the coding sequence ATGTCCGCAGGTACCGCTCTGGGGCGCAGCCCGAGCCGCGACGATTTCGCCGCACTCCTCGAGGAGAGCTTCCTCGAACACGAGATCACCGAAGGCTCCGTCGTCAAGGGTCGCGTCGTCGCGATCGAGAAGGACGTGGCCGTCATCGACATCGGCGCCAAGACGGAAGGCCGTGTCGCCCTCAAGGAATTCACCGGCCCCGGCCGGGAAGGCGAGCTGAAGGTCGGCGACGAGGTCGAGGTCTACGTCGACCGGATCGAGAACGCGCTGGGCGAAGCCGTGATCTCGCGCGACAAGGCGCGCCGCGAGGAGAGCTGGGTCAAGCTCGAGAAGTCGTTCGAGAACAACGACCGCGTCACCGGCACGATCTTCAACCAGGTCAAGGGCGGCTACACCGTCGACCTCGACGGCGCCGTGGCGTTCCTGCCGCGCTCGCAGGTCGATATCCGCCCGGTCCGCGACGTCACCCCGCTGCTGGGCACCCCGCAGCCGTTCCAGATCCTCAAGATGGATCGCCGCCGCGGCAACATCGTCGTGTCGCGCCGGACGGTGCTCGAGGAGAGCCGCGCCGAGCAGCGCTCCGAGCTGGTGGCCAACCTTGAGGAAGGTCAGGTCATCGACGGCGTCGTCAAGAACATCACCGAGTACGGCGCCTTCGTCGATCTCGGGGGAATCGACGGCCTGCTGCACGTCACCGACATGGCGTGGCGCCGCGTGAACCACCCGTCCGAGGTCGTGACCATCGGCCAGACGGTCAAGGTCAAGATCATCAAGATCAACCATGAGACGCACCGCATCTCGCTCGGCATCAAGCAGCTTCTGGCCGATCCGTGGGAGGGCATCGCCGCCCGCTACCCGGAGGGCGCCAAGCTCAAGGGCCGCGTGACCAACATCACCGATTACGGCGCCTTCGTGGAGCTGGAGCCGGGGATCGAGGGCCTGATCCACGTCTCCGAGATGAGCTGGACCAAGAAGAACGTCCATCCGGGCAAGATCGTCTCCACCTCCCAGGAGGTCGAGGTTCAGATCCTGGAGGTCGATCCGGTCAAGCGCCGCATCTCGCTCGGTCTCAAGCAGACCCTGCAGAACCCCTGGGAGGGCTTCGCCGAGAAGCACCCGGTCGGCTCCGAGGTCGAGGGCGAGGTCAAGAACAAGACCGAGTTCGGCCTGTTCATCGGCCTCGAGGGCGATGTCGACGGCATGGTCCACCTGTCGGATCTCGACTGGAACCGTCCCGGCGAGCAGGTCATCGAGGAGTTCAAGAAGGGCGACATGGTCCGCGCCCAGGTTCTCGACGTCGATGTCGAGAAGGAGCGGATCTCGCTGGGCGTGAAGCAGCTCGGCGGTGACCCCTTCGCCGAGGCCGGCGAGATCAAGAAGGGTCAGATCGTCACCTGCGAGGTGATCGAGGTGAAGGATGCCGGCGTCGAGGCGAAGATCGTCGACACCGACATGACCACCTTCATCCGTCGCGCCGAGCTCGCCCGCGACCGCGGCGACCAGCGCCCCGAGCGCTTCGCCGCCGGCGAGAAGTTCGACGCCCGCGTCGTTCAGTTCGACCGGAAGGCCCGCCGCGTGCAGGTCTCGATCAAGGCCCTCGAGATGGCCGAGGAGAAGGAGGCGATGGCCCAGTTCGGCTCGGCCGATTCGGGTGCCTCCCTCGGCGACATCCTGGGCGCCGCCTTCAACAAGAAGCGCTCCGACGACGAGTAA
- the sppA gene encoding signal peptide peptidase SppA, translated as MAADAELLIDRRRLRRRLSLWRVLGIGGLIVAVGAVGYRVRTGAEGGFAVRPQIARISVSGFIAGSEATAKLMKRVGDAAAVKGVIVSINSPGGTTTGSEEIFRNLRALAAKKPIVAFVDGTAASGAYITAIAADHIVARETSLVGSIGVLFQYPDVSGLLDKVGVKVESVKSSPLKAEPSGFTPTSPEARAALAAVVGDTYAWFKGLVAERRGMDPGQLATVSDGRVFSGRQSVPLKLVDELGSERQAAAWLESARGVQKDLPIKDWKPSTESNFSLWSAAGIGADLLGLDGLAARLRAVGSEAQAAQGGLLALWRPAP; from the coding sequence ATGGCAGCCGACGCCGAACTGCTGATCGACCGGCGGCGCCTGCGCCGCAGGTTGTCTCTCTGGCGCGTGCTCGGCATCGGTGGCCTGATCGTGGCCGTCGGCGCCGTCGGCTACCGGGTCCGCACCGGCGCGGAGGGCGGCTTCGCCGTGCGGCCGCAGATCGCCCGCATCTCCGTCTCGGGCTTCATCGCGGGCAGCGAGGCCACCGCCAAGCTGATGAAGCGGGTCGGCGACGCGGCTGCCGTGAAGGGCGTGATCGTCTCGATCAACTCGCCCGGCGGCACGACCACGGGCTCGGAGGAGATCTTCCGCAACCTTCGGGCGCTGGCCGCCAAGAAGCCGATCGTCGCCTTCGTCGACGGCACCGCCGCCTCCGGGGCCTACATCACCGCCATCGCGGCCGACCACATCGTGGCGCGCGAGACGAGCCTCGTCGGCTCGATCGGCGTGCTGTTCCAGTACCCGGATGTGTCGGGTCTCCTGGACAAGGTCGGCGTCAAGGTCGAGTCGGTGAAGTCGTCGCCGCTGAAGGCCGAGCCGTCGGGCTTCACCCCGACCTCGCCGGAAGCGCGTGCGGCGCTCGCCGCGGTGGTCGGCGACACCTACGCGTGGTTCAAGGGCCTCGTGGCCGAACGGCGGGGCATGGATCCGGGCCAGCTCGCCACCGTCTCGGATGGCCGCGTCTTCAGCGGCCGCCAGAGCGTGCCGCTGAAGCTGGTGGACGAGCTCGGCAGCGAGCGCCAAGCCGCGGCGTGGCTGGAGAGCGCCCGCGGCGTCCAGAAGGACCTGCCGATCAAGGATTGGAAGCCCTCGACCGAGAGCAATTTCTCCCTGTGGTCCGCGGCCGGCATCGGCGCCGATCTCCTCGGGCTCGACGGCCTTGCGGCCCGGCTCCGAGCCGTCGGCTCCGAGGCACAGGCCGCGCAGGGCGGGCTGCTGGCGCTCTGGCGCCCGGCTCCCTGA
- a CDS encoding integration host factor subunit beta, translating to MIKSELVLKIAEQNPHLYQRDVEILVNAILDTISDALARGDRVELRGFGAFSVKRREARRGRNPRTGAAVAVSEKAIPVFKTGKEMRQRLNAAGIGESASAAE from the coding sequence ATGATCAAGTCGGAGCTCGTCCTCAAGATCGCCGAGCAGAACCCGCATCTCTACCAACGCGACGTGGAGATCCTGGTCAACGCGATCCTCGACACCATTTCCGACGCGCTGGCTCGTGGCGACCGGGTGGAGCTGCGCGGCTTCGGCGCGTTCTCGGTGAAGCGTCGCGAGGCGCGCCGGGGACGCAACCCGCGCACGGGCGCGGCCGTTGCCGTGTCCGAGAAGGCGATCCCGGTGTTCAAGACCGGCAAGGAGATGCGCCAGCGCCTCAACGCCGCTGGCATCGGCGAGAGCGCCTCGGCCGCCGAATAG
- a CDS encoding LapA family protein has protein sequence MIRFLKSLVLLPIAALVILLAVANRAPVQLSFDPFNADAPVFSVALPLYAILFGAVALGIVVGGIFTWLGQGKTRARARYHRREAVRYEREATRLRTYAPESETASPYTVPNTGRAALPAPR, from the coding sequence ATGATCCGTTTCCTGAAGAGCCTCGTGCTACTGCCGATCGCCGCTCTGGTGATCCTGCTGGCGGTCGCCAATCGCGCGCCGGTGCAGCTCTCCTTCGATCCGTTCAACGCGGACGCGCCGGTCTTCAGCGTCGCCTTGCCGCTCTACGCGATCCTGTTCGGCGCGGTGGCGCTGGGGATCGTGGTCGGCGGCATCTTCACTTGGCTCGGCCAGGGCAAGACCCGCGCCCGGGCGCGCTACCATCGCCGTGAGGCGGTCCGGTACGAGCGCGAGGCGACCCGGCTGCGGACCTACGCGCCGGAGAGCGAGACCGCCAGCCCCTACACGGTCCCGAATACGGGCCGCGCCGCCCTGCCGGCGCCGCGATAG
- a CDS encoding phosphoribosylanthranilate isomerase has product MAFETIVPTRVKICGLSTEATLAAALETGADWIGLVHFARSPRHVSLAQAAALSALARGRAERVILLVDPDDALVAAAVAAADPDLIQLHGRESPARVAAIRAATGRPVMKALGIATRADLAAVPAYAAVADRILLDAKAPAGAALPGGNGRRFDWELLRGADLPDGTMLSGGLDAANVAEALADTGIRAVDVSSGVESAPGIKDPDRIAAFVAAARATR; this is encoded by the coding sequence ATGGCTTTCGAGACCATCGTCCCGACCCGCGTGAAGATCTGCGGGCTCAGCACCGAAGCGACCCTGGCCGCCGCCCTCGAGACCGGGGCGGATTGGATCGGGCTGGTCCACTTCGCGCGCAGCCCGCGGCACGTCAGTCTCGCGCAGGCCGCCGCCCTGTCGGCACTGGCCCGCGGACGGGCCGAGCGCGTGATCCTGCTCGTCGATCCGGACGACGCGCTGGTGGCGGCAGCCGTGGCGGCAGCTGATCCGGATCTGATCCAACTCCATGGGCGCGAGAGCCCCGCGCGCGTCGCGGCGATCCGTGCGGCTACGGGCCGTCCGGTGATGAAGGCGCTCGGCATCGCGACGCGCGCAGACCTCGCGGCCGTGCCCGCCTACGCGGCCGTGGCCGACCGGATCCTTCTCGACGCGAAGGCGCCGGCGGGTGCGGCACTGCCGGGCGGAAACGGCCGCCGCTTCGACTGGGAGCTACTGCGCGGCGCCGATCTTCCGGACGGCACGATGCTGTCGGGCGGGCTCGACGCCGCCAACGTCGCCGAAGCCCTGGCCGATACGGGAATACGCGCCGTCGACGTCTCGTCAGGGGTCGAATCAGCGCCGGGCATCAAGGATCCTGACAGGATCGCGGCCTTCGTGGCGGCCGCGCGGGCAACCCGCTAG
- a CDS encoding nuclear transport factor 2 family protein → MDDQEIREALDRHWAASDLGDFDQEHEIYRDEAVLEYPQSGERIRGRQNIQSARAAQPNRKRFTVRRIIGAGGVWITEYVLTYDGQPSYTVSIMEFLDGQVIRETQYFGDAFEPGPSRAQWVERMA, encoded by the coding sequence ATGGATGATCAAGAGATTCGAGAGGCTCTGGATCGCCATTGGGCCGCATCCGACCTAGGCGACTTCGATCAAGAGCATGAAATCTATCGGGACGAGGCAGTCCTCGAGTACCCGCAATCCGGCGAGCGCATCCGCGGGCGGCAAAACATCCAATCCGCGCGCGCTGCCCAACCGAATCGAAAACGCTTCACGGTGCGGCGGATCATCGGTGCAGGCGGCGTCTGGATTACCGAATATGTTCTCACGTATGACGGGCAACCGTCTTACACCGTGAGCATCATGGAGTTTCTGGACGGGCAGGTCATCCGGGAAACGCAGTATTTCGGCGACGCGTTCGAGCCGGGACCGTCCCGGGCGCAATGGGTCGAGCGGATGGCCTGA
- a CDS encoding DUF2125 domain-containing protein has protein sequence MVQDRTRPDGIASTPPAQGVRRSRLGLFLPYILLALVAIGWSAGWFWIRARAASEIDAWIAREAAAGRTWTCADRSLGGYPFRIEMRCSAVTLERADGRFRLGPSTAVAQIYQPRLVVFESAGPFHVEQGDLVGDASWKGLQGSFHGAAEGFTRASLVVDNPDITVTGAEPGPIAVASRHLELHARPTPGRYGSDGAVDVNLRLTQAAVPQFDALTGTRDPADLALDVTLTQAAVLRTGTVARELERWRQAGGALELTGVSLAKGDQRVQAKGNLALDSAHRPAGQIDLRAAGVDALIGSIVGQRFGSDRGALVGQLVGGLLGLGRRPDAETPVDGAPLKALPPLRLVDGRLVFSGFPIPNVHVPALY, from the coding sequence ATGGTGCAGGATCGGACGCGGCCGGACGGTATCGCTTCAACGCCGCCGGCGCAGGGCGTACGGCGTTCCCGCCTCGGGCTGTTCCTGCCCTACATCCTGCTCGCCCTCGTGGCGATCGGATGGTCTGCCGGCTGGTTCTGGATCCGCGCGCGCGCCGCCAGCGAGATCGATGCCTGGATCGCCCGCGAGGCGGCCGCCGGCCGCACCTGGACCTGCGCCGACCGCTCCCTCGGCGGCTACCCGTTCCGCATCGAGATGCGCTGCAGCGCGGTGACCCTGGAGCGCGCCGACGGGCGGTTCCGGCTTGGGCCGAGCACCGCGGTCGCGCAGATCTACCAGCCCCGCCTCGTCGTGTTTGAGAGCGCCGGCCCGTTCCACGTCGAGCAGGGCGACCTGGTCGGCGACGCCTCCTGGAAGGGCCTGCAGGGCAGCTTTCACGGCGCCGCGGAGGGATTTACCCGCGCGTCGCTGGTCGTCGACAACCCCGACATCACCGTGACGGGCGCGGAGCCCGGTCCCATCGCGGTCGCAAGCCGGCACCTGGAGCTGCATGCCCGACCGACGCCCGGCCGCTACGGATCCGACGGCGCGGTGGATGTAAATCTGCGTCTGACCCAGGCGGCGGTGCCGCAGTTCGACGCCCTCACGGGAACCCGCGATCCGGCCGATCTCGCTCTGGACGTGACCCTCACGCAAGCCGCTGTGCTGCGCACTGGAACGGTGGCGCGCGAGCTGGAGCGCTGGCGGCAGGCCGGCGGCGCCCTGGAACTCACCGGGGTCTCCCTGGCGAAGGGCGACCAGCGGGTGCAGGCCAAGGGGAACCTCGCCCTCGACTCCGCCCATCGTCCGGCGGGTCAGATCGATCTGCGGGCGGCTGGCGTCGACGCCCTGATCGGCAGCATCGTCGGCCAGCGCTTCGGCTCCGACAGAGGCGCGTTGGTCGGTCAGCTGGTCGGCGGTCTTCTGGGCCTCGGCCGACGGCCGGATGCGGAGACACCGGTCGACGGTGCGCCCCTGAAGGCGCTGCCGCCGCTGCGGCTGGTCGATGGAAGGCTCGTCTTCAGCGGCTTCCCGATCCCGAACGTTCACGTGCCGGCGCTGTACTAG